AAATTCAAAGAGTTTAGAGGTGTGTGCATATTTAGAGATGCTTTTTTTCATTATATCCAAGTAGCTAAATGGTGCCACATCATTACTGGCTGAAGCAAAGTAAATTGGATGCACCTCTTGAGTTATGATTGGTTGTCAATTCTAattatatcattgaaaataaattttatcatttttGGAAAGACATTCATAAAATATATGTGATCTAAGTTATAGTTTGattcaacaaataataataatttaatacttttcgattttttttccttttttatttgtctGATTCATCAAAAACTAAaccaaaagataaaataaatggaAGTGTGTAAAAATAGTAAGGATTATAATCCAAGttcttattttaaattaatatttaagtacatataaatattgaaaaacaatatttttgttcttttgtaatcataaaaataagaatCTTTTCAGGTATATAAAATGTATAatccaaatttttatttttggatgaCATTATTTTGTGGATAATATTAAGTTTAAATGACTTCAAATTTAGTCAACTGCACTATTTTTGGGAAACAATGTAAATAAAccaatctttttttttgttttgcctAAAATATACCCACCCACCGAGCCTCATTATCACTATGTAGAATCTGAgcatatttatatttaatttaatttaatttaattaagaaatgatatatttatattattttttggaaATAGTGTAACTGTCAATTCGAGTGTAAAAGACACACGATTGAGTTCTGTACACTTTCTTCTAGAAAAAGTGTAATCGACTTTTCAGAGACCTTTAgaacattaaaattaatttactgactttaaaaagaattataaatagTATCATTTTTCTTATGAttatctatcttaatatactaaattattttgaaatataaatttctaAAATTTACTTTAATATGTgctctaatttatttttaaattattttaaaagaataaatttGTTTAGTTTAAATTTTAGAATCGATTCAACCGATTCATTGAACCAAATCCGAACTGAACAAAATAAGAAAATGACAAAAAGATGGAAAAGGCAGAAAAGATCCCCTCATCTTTTGAGGGGTAAAATTAAAGAGTTAAAAATAAGGTATTTTACGGAATCAAAAAAACGAAAATTATTTGTTCTTTAGAGATAAATAAAAGGGAAATTCGCGCAAATAGGTaccgtaattgaaatatgttttTGGCTTTTTTCCATCTCCGCTTGACTCTCTATATATATACCCTTCCCTCAGCCCCTTTCCACGCTTCGTTCCCGAGATTACATCGAAGGAAACCGCAAGGAAGGAGACGGCACGACGGTCTGCAACGAAGCCGCCAACAACAACACAGCGGAGCAGACCCCAGATTTCATCTATCGAACAAAGCTCTCGAGTCTTTGATTCCTCCTCCTATTCCCCTTTCCGAAAGATCACTTCAAAGCTCAGAACCTTTTCTTTGCCGTCCCATTTCCGGACCCTTTCCTCGATCTGGGGCCCCGCCTCCTTTCTCTCTCCGCGGGACGCCGGACCCGGTTTTTCGATCGAGACGACCGGGGGTTTCGGTTGGTGGTTGAGGGTTCAGGTGCGGTCTTGAGATCGGATACCTCGGCTGCTGGCTTTGCTCGAGTAAAGGAGGAGGCGCCTTTCTAGTTCTTCGGTTGTGGTTTCTCGAGCCCCGGGATTGATCATGGTTTAGAAAATGCAGGGCTGCACTTGGAAATCTTTCTGGACTTTGCAGTCGAGTCAAATTAGTTGCTTTAGATGAGCTCTGCTGCGAAAAGGGATTTCAGTTCTTGCCTGTGATCGCTACTCACTGGGCATAATTAGCGTTCTTGAGGTGCCATCaaaatgtgattttttttcttttgcagaaaGAAAATAAGTAGCAGGATTTATGTGACAACTTCACTCGGATGCTTTAGGTTGGTCTTTTGCCTTATTAGAACATAACTTTCCCGATATTTCATTGGGCGTGTGGACAACATAATCGTGGGGGAGCACGGCGGTGATCCATTCCCTTACCAGAACAGCTGAACCGAAAACTAAGACTTTCTGGTCAACCATTTCTGGTCAACGAAGGGTCATTTTACGATGTCTCGCTGCTTTCCTTATCCACCACCAGGATATGTAAAGAAGGCGAGGAATGATGCAAGGCGTGACCATGTGGACTCACTGGCAAAGGTGCTTCTTCGATATGTTTATCTAATCTTGTTGAATCTATTAGCCCTCATCTCATAGGTCTTATTTTGTTTGCCTGCCAAGCACATATTACTTCGCTCTTGGTATTTGATAGTGTATGTTAGGAAGCCGATTAATAGGTGTGGGCATGGTTTTGTTTGCCTGCCAATTGCATTGTTCGATATGCTGTCTTGGTTTTTAGTTGATTCTGTGTTCTGATTCAACAAGTTGCGACCACTTACAATAGGTTGAGAAAATTCAGTtgcgctttatatatatatatatatatatatatatatatatataatcatagatCCATTATTTTATAATGCAAATGATAGTCTATTAATAAACTGTTCAAGAAGATTTCACTTACGGTGGCTCTCACATCTGCATGTATTATTGTTGGCCTGCTTTTGAGGCTCTTGTGGATTCAAGATGAGAAATGTTTCCCTGGTTGCACAGTAACTGAATACCCTTGTTCTGCttgcatctctatcaaaaacattGGTAATATTATGGACAATTGAGATCTCTCATTCTGATGGAATGACAGAGGGGTGAGTGTTGGAAAAGTCTGATTCTCACAACAATCTAACCTACATCTGCCGTTATCATAATAATAACAATGATAAGAATGTGTACATCCTGTCGTTGACTTTTGTCACTAGATGTTCTCTTGTAGCTACCAGTCACAGAAGAAATTAGGATTACACATCTTTATTAGACTAGTGAAGTTGCTGCTTCAGCTGTGAGACAAAGTTTAATGGAGAGGACCTGTAAATTCTTTCTAATACTTTTGATCTggttaaaattacaaattcaCAGATCAGTTTAGGAAGTAAACCTATTGAACCACTTAATGTTGACCATTTTGCTCGTCTGATTTGAAATAAGCAAAGAGTTCAAAATTTTGACATATTAGGATACCAGTGTCAACTTCTTGTTTGACTAATATGTCTTGCTTGATATGTCGACCATATTTGTAACCGAAAAGTTGTCATTGGATTGCTATGCACTCTGCCAGCAAGATGCACCCATAAATGGGCTCATGTCCTTACACAAATCCGTTCAGATCATGGTAATTTATATGTGTTTTGTTAAAGAAAGATTTCTGTGTTGAATCTAACAGGTTTAAGTTTATATGTGAGAGTAGTTATTTCAGATTTACCTGAGGGAGATCTGCAAGGCTTTGAATGACAGCTTGTGCATTTTGCTTCTAACATAAAAGCATCTTGATTTATCTACCATGATTTTCTGGGTGATGTTATGTTTTCTCACTtaagaagagaaaagagagacTATTAACATGATATTTAGCCCCGTTGGTAAAATGATCTTGTTACATGTTTTTTCATGCTTTAATAACTGAGAGAGCTTCAATCTTAGAAATTGTGAAGACATGCATTGAtaattcccttcgtttatgagacTGTTTTCAGTTTTTAATTAATTGTAATGGCGTCTTTTGTCCTATATTTTTTGTTGATGTGAGAATTTAGAATGATGATTTACCTTTTCTTGTGGCTGACTTTTTGTTAACCAAGAAGTGGGCTATCATTTTCAGGCGAAGCAAAAAGAGAAAAAGCATAAAAAGGAGAGAACGGATGAAGAAAAAAGCAAAGATAAAAGGAGGAAGGACAAAGAACTAAGTCAAGATAAACACAAAGAGaagaacaataaaaaagaaaagcataAGGACAAGAAAAAGGACAAGGGTGTAAGCAGGACATCTGAAGATGGGACTGAAAAACCGATTCAATCTCACCATGAAGACAGGCTTGGGGGCAGATGGAAAACTATAGAAACCAACCATTGTAAACTTAGTGATGGGTTGGACCGTCAGATCAAAATGGAAGAAAAGGTCTCAGCAAACAGAGTGGTCGATAACTTCACTAGTTCAGTTCAAAGAAGCTCTGATGTATCGGGTACTAAAGCTGCAAAGGTTATTGAAAGAGTTGCAAGTAATAAAGTTATTCCTGCTTCCATGGATTCCTTGACAAGCAGAATTAATGGGATGGGAAGACCAGCAGACAGAGTCCTAAATTCAATTCAAAGTCAGGCTGAGGTCCTTCGATCTGCAAACGcaattcaaagagaaagaaatgCAGCTAACAAGTTGGTTTCAAACCTCACTCATCTTGAGCAAACAGGAGATGCTGGTAAGGGTCAACCAGTAAATAACTCTAGGGTTTCTATTCAACAAAAAACTGATGGTCCATATGTTGCTGCTGTGGGAAAAAAGGAAAACTGCAAACAGAACAAAGCCCTTACAGATCCCAGTAGCACAATGCAAAGATCATTTAATGGTTTGAGTCGATCAGCAGAAAGCACTGCCATTTTAGCTAATGAGAAAGTTGATGGCATTGGCCTCACAAAGACACTAGAGGATAGAGGAGAAACAAAGAAATTTGTTCCAAACAACATTTTAATAGAGCAGAGAGAACAAGATGGGATCAGCCAAGAAGTGGAGAAGGATGCTGACAAAAG
This Musa acuminata AAA Group cultivar baxijiao chromosome BXJ1-2, Cavendish_Baxijiao_AAA, whole genome shotgun sequence DNA region includes the following protein-coding sequences:
- the LOC135596065 gene encoding uncharacterized protein LOC135596065; translation: MSRCFPYPPPGYVKKARNDARRDHVDSLAKAKQKEKKHKKERTDEEKSKDKRRKDKELSQDKHKEKNNKKEKHKDKKKDKGVSRTSEDGTEKPIQSHHEDRLGGRWKTIETNHCKLSDGLDRQIKMEEKVSANRVVDNFTSSVQRSSDVSGTKAAKVIERVASNKVIPASMDSLTSRINGMGRPADRVLNSIQSQAEVLRSANAIQRERNAANKLVSNLTHLEQTGDAGKGQPVNNSRVSIQQKTDGPYVAAVGKKENCKQNKALTDPSSTMQRSFNGLSRSAESTAILANEKVDGIGLTKTLEDRGETKKFVPNNILIEQREQDGISQEVEKDADKRIGRKEKNTEEEAYGRKVERHKDRDWDKDKSKLEVKGKDQEKSSQNCERKHKEYDEITDMGKKVHMDIPNAELIASAEDQKSSNTHENKKRKELEMNGLVHENNLLPNKFQRTTASDLLANGKIVNLSHNACSSMSSGALNNSKAGKHPVDKKEHITKDIKAAQPSSDGLRHPAVMHMKPPHPDSKYLDEMYSVPKMDDYPEYDDQDWLFCRSHLHSNPRTKLEADERPRVWAKAIRIGSENVVALPYVIPF